One stretch of Oncorhynchus clarkii lewisi isolate Uvic-CL-2024 chromosome 3, UVic_Ocla_1.0, whole genome shotgun sequence DNA includes these proteins:
- the LOC139406095 gene encoding BTB/POZ domain-containing protein KCTD4-like codes for MEWNLRRMDSELRQINTDLLQPSKSIKKPSSGTITLNVGGFLYAAHRTTLSRHQGSVLEELASGRKPIQHTDSMGNPFIDRDGPVFRHILNFLRTGDLQLPDDFREVGLLRGEAEFYRLSGLVEAISEWEGMRAAQREPAFLEVTDERSQGFKVYCSDPSFIDKIKGRLVQISKSRLDGFPEEFEVSSNVIQFRHFIKSDPGSRLVLKQDSTFLCTLECLKLETVMLALKAGFSLISSLDSSKGSVVAAEALHFVK; via the coding sequence ATGGAATGGAACCTCAGAAGGATGGACAGTGAACTGAGACAGATCAACACAGACCTGCTGCAGCCCAGCAAGAGCATCAAGAAGCCCTCCTCAGGCACCATCACTCTCAACGTGGGGGGCTTTCTCTATGCCGCACACCGCACCACCCTCAGCCGCCACCAGGGGTCAGTGTTGGAGGAGCTGGCCAGCGGCAGGAAGCCCATCCAGCACACTGACTCCATGGGCAACCCCTTCATCGACCGCGACGGCCCCGTGTTCAGACACATCCTCAACTTCCTGCGGACCGGAGACCTGCAGCTGCCCGACGACTTCCGAGAGGTGGGCCTTCTGAGAGGAGAAGCAGAGTTCTACCGCCTCAGCGGATTGGTGGAGGCTATTTCAGAGTGGGAGGGGATGCGGGCGGCGCAACGGGAGCCCGCCTTCCTGGAGGTGACTGACGAGAGGTCGCAGGGCTTCAAGGTGTACTGCAGCGACCCCTCCTTCATCGACAAGATCAAAGGGCGCCTGGTTCAGATCTCAAAGAGCCGGCTGGACGGCTTCCCGGAGGAGTTTGAGGTGTCGTCCAACGTGATCCAGTTCCGCCACTTCATCAAGTCGGATCCTGGCTCCAGGCTGGTGCTGAAACAGGACAGTACCTTCCTGTGTACCCTGGAGTGTCTGAAGCTAGAGACGGTGATGCTGGCCCTGAAGGCTGGCTTCTCTCTAATCAGCTCTCTGGACAGCAGCAAGGGATCTGTGGTGGCCGCAGAGGCTCTGCACTTTGTCAAGtaa